From a region of the Thermus albus genome:
- a CDS encoding PASTA domain-containing protein yields the protein MLLDDRYPVLETLEEKEGIVLYRVEGGVVFFFQVHTPEDKERFYRYRAAIKRLEELGLVEAVVSAKPGRYYAFFPERPLARKAPPRAALEALAPLGFGPEHLAMAEEGVAYLSPWPLGPARRALARSASRLRPGFLLGVAPGLLLFLLGLWLFSQGVYRYFNPPEYAVPDLVGKTAREAFLLLKDTGLRLEVEEGNDPAKPKEVVLAQEPPPGTRLRAGRTVRLTLNQARLNPLPELKGLRQEEAEARLSELGYRLAGVAQVESPEPLGTVLASDPPPGTPLPPGATVRLLVSRGASLGPTVPLPQLTGLDQKEALFLLNAMGLQVQVEEVPSGAPPGTVLAQEPAPGTPMPPGSGVRLRVAVRGEVRVGALNPPPPKEPEVRTVSLDLNLPPEAEGRQVRLVFVDDRGEHLVYEGEGQEGLRVTGTYQVVGKVLFRLYLDGELFQEWTP from the coding sequence ATGCTTCTGGATGACCGCTACCCGGTGCTGGAAACCCTCGAGGAAAAGGAGGGGATCGTCCTTTATCGGGTGGAGGGCGGGGTGGTTTTCTTCTTTCAAGTGCACACCCCCGAGGACAAGGAGCGCTTTTACCGGTACCGGGCGGCCATCAAACGCTTAGAGGAGCTTGGGCTTGTGGAGGCGGTGGTTTCCGCCAAGCCTGGGCGCTACTACGCCTTTTTCCCCGAGCGTCCCTTGGCCCGGAAAGCGCCGCCCCGGGCTGCCCTCGAGGCCCTGGCTCCCTTGGGATTCGGCCCGGAGCACCTGGCTATGGCCGAGGAAGGGGTGGCCTACCTATCCCCCTGGCCCCTAGGGCCTGCCCGGCGGGCCTTGGCCCGGTCCGCTTCCCGCCTTCGGCCTGGCTTTCTTCTGGGGGTGGCCCCGGGCCTTCTCCTCTTCCTCCTGGGGCTATGGCTTTTTTCCCAAGGGGTTTACCGCTACTTCAACCCCCCGGAGTACGCCGTGCCGGACCTGGTGGGCAAAACCGCCCGGGAGGCCTTTCTCCTCCTGAAGGATACGGGGCTTAGGCTGGAGGTGGAAGAGGGTAACGACCCCGCCAAGCCCAAGGAGGTGGTGCTGGCCCAGGAGCCCCCACCGGGTACCCGCCTTCGGGCCGGGCGCACCGTGCGCCTTACCCTTAACCAGGCCCGGCTGAATCCCTTGCCCGAGCTGAAGGGGCTTCGCCAGGAGGAGGCCGAGGCCCGGCTTTCCGAGCTGGGGTACCGCCTGGCTGGGGTGGCCCAGGTGGAAAGCCCCGAGCCCTTGGGCACGGTGCTGGCCAGCGATCCGCCTCCTGGCACCCCCTTGCCCCCTGGGGCCACGGTGCGCCTTCTGGTCTCCCGAGGGGCTTCCCTGGGTCCCACCGTGCCCCTGCCCCAGCTCACGGGCTTGGACCAAAAGGAGGCCCTTTTCCTCCTGAACGCCATGGGCCTGCAGGTCCAGGTGGAAGAGGTGCCCTCCGGTGCTCCCCCCGGCACGGTTTTGGCCCAGGAGCCGGCCCCCGGTACCCCCATGCCCCCGGGAAGCGGGGTGCGCCTAAGGGTGGCGGTGAGGGGAGAGGTGCGGGTGGGGGCCTTGAACCCCCCACCCCCTAAGGAGCCCGAGGTGCGTACCGTCTCCCTAGACCTGAACCTCCCCCCGGAGGCGGAGGGGCGCCAGGTGCGCCTGGTGTTTGTAGACGACCGGGGGGAGCACC
- a CDS encoding NAD(P)/FAD-dependent oxidoreductase, with protein sequence MWDVLVVGGGPSGLSAALFLARAGLKVLVLDGGHSKIRQVSRVPNYPGLLDEPSGEELLERLKEHARRYGAEIRKGVVKGVRDLGGVFEVETEEGVVEAERLLLCTHKDPTLPSLLGLTRKGVYIDTDEMGRTSYPRVYAAGVARGKVPGHAIVSAGDGAYVAVHLISDLRGEPYKDHAT encoded by the coding sequence ATGTGGGATGTTCTCGTGGTGGGTGGTGGTCCTTCTGGTCTTTCTGCGGCCCTTTTCCTGGCCCGAGCCGGGCTTAAAGTCTTGGTGTTGGACGGCGGGCACTCCAAGATCCGGCAGGTGAGCCGGGTGCCCAACTACCCGGGCCTTTTGGATGAGCCCTCTGGGGAAGAGCTGTTGGAAAGGCTAAAGGAGCACGCCCGCCGCTACGGGGCCGAGATCCGCAAAGGGGTGGTCAAAGGGGTGCGGGACCTGGGAGGGGTCTTTGAGGTGGAAACCGAGGAGGGCGTGGTGGAAGCCGAACGGCTTCTTCTTTGCACCCATAAGGACCCCACCCTGCCCTCCCTCCTAGGCCTAACCCGAAAGGGCGTCTACATTGACACCGACGAGATGGGGCGCACCAGCTACCCCCGGGTCTACGCCGCTGGGGTGGCCCGGGGTAAGGTGCCGGGGCACGCCATTGTGAGCGCAGGGGACGGGGCCTATGTGGCCGTGCACCTCATCTCCGACCTGCGGGGAGAACCCTACAAGGACCACGCCACCTGA
- a CDS encoding SDR family NAD(P)-dependent oxidoreductase, giving the protein MGLFEGKGVLVTGAARGIGRAIARAFAREGALVALCDLRPEGREVAEEVGGFFVQADLAEERDRVRFVEEAARALGRVDVLVNNAATGAPGSALTVKLPQWRKVLEVNLTAPMHLSALAAKEMAKVGRGAIVNVASVQGLFAEQENAAYNASKGGLVNLTRSLALDLAPLGIRVNAVAPGAIATEAVLEAIALSEDPEKTQRDWEDLHALRRLGQPEEVAEAVLFLASEKASFITGAILVVDGGMTASFMMAGRPV; this is encoded by the coding sequence ATGGGGCTTTTTGAGGGGAAGGGGGTTTTGGTAACAGGAGCTGCCCGGGGCATAGGCCGGGCCATCGCCCGGGCCTTTGCCCGGGAGGGGGCTTTGGTGGCTCTTTGCGACTTACGGCCTGAGGGGCGGGAGGTGGCGGAGGAGGTGGGGGGCTTTTTCGTGCAGGCGGATCTGGCCGAGGAGAGGGACCGGGTGCGTTTCGTGGAGGAGGCGGCCCGGGCCTTGGGGCGGGTGGACGTGTTGGTGAATAACGCCGCCACGGGCGCCCCGGGATCGGCCCTTACCGTGAAGCTTCCCCAGTGGCGAAAGGTGTTGGAGGTCAACCTCACCGCCCCCATGCACCTTTCCGCCCTGGCGGCCAAGGAGATGGCCAAGGTGGGTAGGGGGGCCATCGTGAACGTGGCCAGCGTCCAGGGGCTCTTTGCCGAGCAGGAAAACGCCGCTTATAACGCTTCCAAGGGGGGGCTGGTCAACCTCACCCGGTCCTTGGCCTTGGACCTGGCCCCTCTGGGCATCCGGGTGAACGCCGTGGCCCCAGGGGCCATCGCCACGGAAGCGGTGCTGGAGGCCATCGCCCTTTCCGAGGACCCAGAGAAGACCCAAAGGGACTGGGAGGACCTGCATGCCCTAAGAAGGTTGGGCCAGCCGGAAGAGGTGGCGGAGGCGGTGCTCTTCCTGGCCTCGGAGAAGGCCAGCTTCATCACCGGGGCCATCCTGGTGGTGGATGGGGGCATGACGGCCAGCTTCATGATGGCGGGTAGGCCGGTATGA
- a CDS encoding alanyl-tRNA editing protein, with amino-acid sequence MRLYQEDSYATRFRARVVRAWSDAKGHYAVLSETLFYPESGGQPADTGVLRGDFGEVRVEHVFEEAKAFGEVVHRMAAPIPEGVEVEGEIDWNRRFRHMQRHTAQHILSQALLRAGGYHTVAVSLDSPISTVDLEEEAQDAKVQEAEALANFAVYADYPIEAFWVSQEELGRYPLRRPPKVQGRVRLVRIGDFDLAACGGTHLRTSAQAGPIKVLKWERYKGGSRVYFMAGWEALEDYHAKHALLSRLALSFSTSPLELEKPVRKLQEELYALKGENLELKEALVEALLPRALAEGVLLVPAAVLGDLAKKLLSWGDRTFLLLSSEGRFAALGPGRQAVLGRLKALGAKGGGKEVVQGSLPKERVAEALDPGLVS; translated from the coding sequence ATGAGGCTTTACCAGGAGGATAGCTACGCCACTCGCTTTCGGGCACGGGTGGTACGGGCTTGGAGCGACGCGAAGGGCCACTATGCCGTGCTTTCCGAGACCCTTTTTTACCCCGAGTCCGGGGGGCAGCCTGCGGATACGGGGGTCTTGAGGGGGGATTTTGGCGAGGTGCGGGTGGAGCACGTTTTTGAGGAGGCCAAGGCCTTTGGGGAGGTGGTGCACCGCATGGCGGCTCCCATCCCCGAGGGGGTGGAGGTGGAGGGGGAGATTGACTGGAATAGGCGCTTTCGTCACATGCAGCGCCACACCGCCCAGCACATCCTCTCCCAGGCCCTTTTGCGGGCCGGGGGATATCACACGGTGGCCGTGAGCCTGGATAGCCCTATCTCTACGGTGGACCTCGAGGAGGAAGCCCAAGACGCCAAGGTCCAAGAGGCCGAGGCCCTGGCTAACTTCGCCGTGTACGCCGACTATCCCATAGAAGCCTTCTGGGTTTCCCAGGAGGAACTGGGCCGCTACCCCTTAAGGCGGCCGCCCAAGGTGCAGGGCAGGGTGCGCCTGGTTAGGATCGGGGATTTTGACCTGGCGGCCTGCGGGGGCACCCACCTCAGGACCAGCGCCCAGGCCGGGCCTATTAAGGTACTCAAGTGGGAGCGGTACAAAGGGGGAAGCCGGGTCTACTTTATGGCCGGCTGGGAGGCCTTGGAGGACTACCACGCCAAGCACGCCCTCCTTTCCCGCCTGGCCCTTTCCTTCTCCACCAGCCCCTTGGAGCTGGAGAAGCCCGTGCGCAAGCTTCAGGAGGAGCTTTATGCCCTAAAGGGGGAGAACCTGGAGCTTAAAGAGGCCTTGGTGGAGGCTCTCTTGCCCCGGGCCTTGGCCGAAGGGGTGCTCCTGGTGCCCGCTGCCGTTTTGGGAGACCTGGCCAAGAAACTCCTCTCCTGGGGCGACAGGACCTTTTTGCTCCTCTCCTCCGAAGGGCGCTTTGCCGCCCTTGGCCCAGGTCGGCAGGCGGTTTTGGGAAGGCTCAAAGCCTTGGGAGCCAAGGGCGGGGGGAAGGAGGTGGTGCAGGGGAGCCTGCCCAAGGAAAGGGTGGCTGAGGCCCTGGACCCGGGCCTCGTAAGCTAG
- a CDS encoding nucleotidyltransferase domain-containing protein gives MAAWEALLEEARTYAQRVREALGEARVYLYGSVARGSFNLESDIDLLVVSPHLPKDPLERFLLLQSLNLGRVEAKGLTPEELAQQKAKGALWWLEGALEL, from the coding sequence ATGGCAGCCTGGGAGGCCCTCCTGGAAGAGGCCAGGACCTATGCCCAAAGGGTGCGGGAAGCTTTGGGAGAAGCCCGGGTTTACCTCTACGGCTCCGTGGCCCGGGGAAGCTTCAACCTGGAAAGCGACATAGACCTCTTGGTGGTCTCCCCCCATCTGCCCAAGGACCCTTTGGAACGCTTCCTCCTTCTCCAAAGCCTGAACCTGGGCCGGGTGGAGGCCAAGGGCCTGACCCCTGAGGAGCTCGCCCAACAAAAGGCCAAGGGGGCCTTGTGGTGGCTGGAAGGAGCCTTGGAGCTGTAA
- a CDS encoding pseudouridine synthase has protein sequence MGRERLDKVLARLGLGSRKEVARLVRSGQVQVGGQVVQDPAFPVPPGARLEVNGQSLALRRHHHILLHKPAGYITSRTEGPSVYALLEGFPTRDLSPVGRLDKDTEGLLLFTTHGELLHRLTHPRHKVEKRYLVHLERPATWEDQKAFSQGLLLDGEQLLPAELTWQEDPTWVELVLREGRFHQVKRMFQARGNRVLYLKRLSLGPLTLGDLPKGQARYLSPEEEVALYQAVGLFTKP, from the coding sequence ATGGGAAGGGAAAGGCTGGACAAGGTCCTTGCCCGCCTGGGCCTAGGAAGCCGCAAGGAGGTGGCCCGCCTGGTGCGAAGCGGCCAGGTGCAGGTGGGGGGCCAGGTGGTCCAGGACCCTGCCTTTCCCGTACCCCCAGGGGCGCGGCTCGAGGTGAACGGCCAATCCCTAGCGCTGCGGCGCCATCACCATATCCTCTTGCATAAGCCGGCAGGGTACATCACCAGCCGTACGGAAGGCCCTTCGGTCTATGCCCTCCTGGAGGGCTTTCCCACCCGGGACCTCTCCCCGGTGGGCCGCCTGGACAAGGACACGGAAGGCCTCCTCCTCTTCACCACCCACGGCGAACTCCTCCACCGCCTCACCCACCCCCGGCACAAGGTGGAAAAGCGCTACCTGGTCCACCTGGAACGCCCGGCCACCTGGGAGGACCAGAAGGCCTTCAGCCAAGGGCTTCTTTTGGATGGGGAACAGCTCCTCCCGGCAGAACTCACCTGGCAGGAGGACCCCACCTGGGTGGAGCTGGTCCTAAGGGAAGGCCGCTTCCACCAGGTGAAGCGCATGTTCCAGGCCCGGGGCAACCGGGTCCTCTACCTGAAGCGGCTCTCCTTAGGCCCCCTCACCCTGGGCGACCTGCCCAAGGGCCAGGCCCGCTACCTGAGCCCGGAGGAAGAGGTAGCCCTATACCAGGCGGTAGGTCTTTTTACAAAGCCTTGA
- a CDS encoding VanW family protein, translated as MLRRFTWALALGLALAQGGSDSPPIQAILVLEEDAVEEGILRTYVGSRSYAIRSEEELKALLRELRREPRPPRFILQGGRWRGVEKKGISFDEAQALAAYREALRGGRKSFRLPARYTSPSPSLKDLYALGVREHLATGETDFRGSSRERAHNLLLASSKLDGLLIPPGTFSLNQALGPITEEEGYKEAFVIVGDRTEQGVGGGVCQVSTTLFRAFFLAGLPILERHAHSYQVAYYKPPGLDAAVIQPYKDLKVLNDTPGHILVQRSVQGTTLRFHLFGTKDREVRWEGPFISDKKPPLPPKEIPDPSLPPGVRKQVDFAAEGARVEVRRTVRYRDGRVREDKVVSVYRPWGAVYLVGPKPAPKAPPAPPAPSGGAP; from the coding sequence ATGCTCCGTCGCTTCACGTGGGCCCTCGCCCTCGGGCTGGCCCTGGCCCAAGGGGGGAGCGATTCCCCTCCCATCCAAGCCATCCTGGTCCTGGAAGAGGACGCCGTAGAGGAGGGCATCCTGCGAACCTATGTGGGAAGCCGGTCCTACGCCATCCGTTCGGAGGAGGAACTAAAGGCCCTCCTAAGGGAACTCCGCCGGGAACCCAGACCCCCTAGGTTTATCCTGCAGGGTGGCCGCTGGCGAGGGGTAGAGAAGAAGGGGATCTCCTTTGATGAGGCCCAAGCTTTGGCCGCCTACCGGGAAGCCCTGAGGGGGGGGCGCAAAAGCTTCCGCCTCCCTGCCCGTTACACCTCACCAAGCCCAAGCCTGAAGGACCTCTACGCCCTGGGGGTGCGGGAACACCTGGCCACAGGGGAAACGGATTTTCGGGGTTCCAGCCGGGAGCGGGCCCATAACCTGCTCCTAGCCTCCAGCAAGCTGGACGGTCTCCTCATCCCCCCGGGAACCTTCTCTTTAAACCAAGCCTTGGGGCCCATCACGGAAGAAGAAGGCTACAAAGAGGCCTTTGTCATCGTGGGCGATCGCACGGAGCAAGGGGTGGGCGGCGGGGTCTGCCAGGTATCCACCACCTTGTTCCGCGCCTTTTTCTTGGCGGGGCTTCCCATCCTGGAGCGCCACGCCCACAGCTACCAGGTGGCCTACTACAAGCCCCCGGGTCTGGATGCCGCGGTGATCCAACCCTACAAGGATTTAAAGGTGTTGAACGACACTCCAGGCCATATCCTGGTGCAACGCTCCGTCCAGGGCACCACCCTCCGTTTCCACCTCTTTGGCACCAAAGACCGGGAGGTGCGCTGGGAAGGCCCCTTCATTTCCGACAAGAAACCACCCCTCCCCCCAAAGGAGATCCCGGACCCCTCCCTACCCCCCGGCGTGCGCAAGCAGGTGGACTTTGCCGCCGAAGGTGCCCGGGTGGAGGTGAGGCGCACGGTGCGCTATAGGGATGGCCGGGTTCGGGAGGACAAGGTGGTCAGCGTCTACCGCCCCTGGGGAGCGGTCTACCTGGTGGGGCCTAAACCAGCTCCAAAAGCACCACCCGCTCCACCGGCACCAAGCGGTGGGGCTCCGTAA
- the topA gene encoding type I DNA topoisomerase encodes MLGPGYEVRASLGHVADLPERELGVDVERDFAPAYEVKKDKKPVVEALKRAAKGKRLLIATDPDREGEAIGWHVARLLGRDPGEPLRVEFHEITPKVVRQAVQNPRPIDQNLVDAQQARRVLDRLVGYNLSPLLSLEFRKRALSAGRVQSVALRLLVEREEEIEAFRPEEYWTLEGVFTLGQDRMLSASLYEVEGRRLWAGQGEKEGKLHLAGEAQARVLAEEAWAKAYRVARVETKERRKSPPPPFTTSTLQQAASSRLGYTASRTMRVAQRLYEGVDLPEGTVGLITYMRTDSVRVSPEALQVAREVIRQMFGSGYLPEAPRIYRNRKEGVQDAHEAIRPTDARRTPESVRKYLSEEEYRLYDLIWRRFVASQMGDALYEQTVVLLQDEGETPRFTFRASGSVLQFEGYLKAWGREATSSEVPGEDQDALPEGQTDLRRQEEASVLPEVAEGEKAEPVQLVPKQHFTEPPPRYTDATLVKTMEELGIGRPSTYAPTLETLEKRGYTVRKGRTLLPTPLGRQVTHYLKERFPQVVAYEFTARMEDGLDQVEEGKVPWPKVVWEFYEPFLGELSRVPKKTCPQCGRPLELKVSRYGQFLGCTGYPECTYTEPLEKKKEAEPIGEACPKCGKPLVRREGRYGSFIACSGYPECDYTRDDGEPTGHACPKCGSQVLEKRSRRGKPYYKCENNACGFLSFYPLLEQSCPACGWPLAKKGEGACLNPSCPQHDPKLIPAPKTPSAGKGTKASKGRAKLKR; translated from the coding sequence ATGCTGGGTCCAGGTTATGAGGTGCGGGCCAGCCTGGGGCACGTGGCCGATCTGCCGGAAAGGGAGCTTGGGGTGGATGTGGAGCGGGACTTCGCTCCCGCCTACGAGGTGAAGAAGGATAAAAAGCCGGTGGTGGAGGCCTTAAAGCGGGCGGCAAAGGGAAAGCGCCTCCTCATCGCCACGGACCCCGACCGGGAAGGGGAGGCGATTGGCTGGCATGTGGCGAGGCTTTTGGGGCGTGATCCTGGGGAGCCTTTGAGGGTGGAGTTCCACGAGATCACCCCCAAGGTGGTGCGGCAGGCGGTGCAAAACCCGAGGCCCATTGACCAGAACCTGGTGGATGCCCAGCAAGCCCGGCGGGTGCTGGACCGGCTGGTGGGCTACAACCTTTCCCCTCTTCTTTCCCTGGAGTTCCGCAAGCGGGCCCTTTCCGCTGGCCGGGTTCAGAGCGTGGCCCTGCGGCTTCTGGTGGAGCGGGAGGAGGAGATAGAGGCCTTCCGCCCGGAGGAGTACTGGACCTTGGAGGGGGTTTTCACCCTGGGCCAGGACAGGATGCTTTCCGCCAGCCTCTACGAGGTGGAGGGCAGGCGGCTTTGGGCTGGCCAGGGGGAGAAGGAGGGGAAGCTTCACCTGGCGGGTGAGGCCCAGGCCAGGGTCCTGGCTGAGGAGGCTTGGGCAAAGGCCTACCGCGTGGCCCGGGTGGAGACCAAGGAGCGGCGCAAATCCCCCCCGCCCCCTTTCACCACCTCCACCCTGCAACAGGCAGCCAGCAGCCGCCTGGGCTACACGGCAAGCCGCACCATGCGCGTCGCCCAGCGCCTGTATGAGGGTGTGGATCTTCCCGAGGGCACGGTGGGCCTCATCACCTATATGCGCACGGATTCGGTGCGGGTGTCCCCGGAGGCTTTGCAGGTGGCGCGGGAAGTCATACGGCAAATGTTTGGGTCCGGGTACCTGCCGGAGGCCCCTAGGATCTATCGCAACCGCAAGGAGGGGGTACAGGACGCCCACGAGGCCATCCGGCCCACCGATGCCAGGCGTACGCCAGAAAGCGTGAGGAAGTACCTTTCCGAGGAGGAGTACCGCCTTTATGACCTCATCTGGCGGCGCTTTGTGGCCAGCCAGATGGGGGATGCCCTCTATGAGCAGACGGTGGTCCTGTTGCAGGATGAGGGGGAAACCCCTCGCTTTACCTTCCGGGCCTCGGGTTCGGTTTTGCAGTTTGAGGGGTACCTAAAGGCCTGGGGGCGGGAGGCCACCTCCTCTGAGGTGCCGGGGGAAGATCAGGATGCTTTGCCCGAAGGGCAAACAGATTTGCGTAGGCAAGAGGAAGCCTCTGTCCTGCCTGAGGTGGCCGAGGGGGAGAAGGCGGAGCCCGTCCAGCTGGTACCCAAGCAGCACTTCACCGAACCCCCACCCCGCTACACCGATGCCACCTTAGTGAAGACCATGGAGGAACTGGGCATTGGCCGCCCTTCCACCTATGCCCCCACCCTGGAAACCTTGGAGAAGCGGGGGTATACGGTGCGCAAGGGGCGCACCCTCCTGCCCACCCCTTTGGGCCGCCAGGTGACCCATTACCTTAAGGAGCGCTTTCCCCAGGTGGTGGCCTACGAGTTTACCGCCCGCATGGAGGACGGGCTGGATCAGGTGGAGGAGGGGAAGGTTCCTTGGCCTAAAGTGGTCTGGGAGTTTTACGAGCCCTTCTTGGGGGAGCTTTCCCGGGTGCCCAAGAAGACCTGCCCCCAGTGCGGAAGGCCTTTGGAGCTAAAGGTAAGCCGCTATGGGCAGTTTCTGGGGTGTACGGGCTATCCTGAATGCACGTATACCGAGCCTTTGGAAAAGAAAAAGGAAGCGGAGCCCATTGGGGAGGCCTGCCCTAAATGCGGAAAGCCCCTGGTGCGCAGGGAAGGCCGTTACGGGAGCTTTATTGCCTGCTCGGGGTATCCGGAATGCGACTACACCCGGGACGACGGGGAGCCCACGGGTCATGCCTGCCCTAAATGTGGGAGCCAAGTTTTGGAGAAGCGAAGCCGGCGGGGAAAACCCTACTACAAGTGCGAGAACAACGCCTGTGGCTTTTTAAGCTTCTATCCCTTGTTGGAGCAAAGCTGTCCCGCCTGTGGCTGGCCTTTGGCCAAAAAGGGGGAAGGGGCTTGCTTAAACCCCTCTTGTCCCCAGCATGACCCCAAGTTGATCCCCGCCCCTAAGACCCCCTCGGCCGGCAAGGGAACCAAGGCCTCTAAGGGCCGGGCCAAGCTCAAGCGGTAG
- a CDS encoding acetyl-CoA hydrolase/transferase family protein has product MSYRKKLTSPEDAVTLIRSGMRVFVSGNAATPTPILKALASRKDELENVELVHLLQMGEDPFGLPEMEGHFRRRSLFVGPADREAVNEGRADYVPVMLHQVPWLFKRRILPLDAAIVQVSPPDEHGFCSLGVEVIATKAALEAAPLVIAMVNPRMPRTLGDTFVHVSRFTAIVELDWPLPELRREGFGEVERRIGEHVASLIEDGATLQLGIGAIPDAVLASLEGRRDLGVHTEMISDGVLEAFEKGLITGAKKTLHPGKVIGTFVLGSERLYRFVHDNPLFELHPADYVNDPFVVAQNRKMVAINSAIEVDLTGQVVADSIGTRIYSGFGGQLDFIRGAARSEGGKPIIALPSTAKGHSRIVPYLRPGAGVVTTRADVHYVVTEWGVAELFGRSLRERAMALIHIAHPDFREELLEAAWERRLLPRSHPGVSLPQGKNPGEG; this is encoded by the coding sequence ATGAGCTACCGCAAGAAGCTGACTTCTCCGGAAGATGCCGTAACCCTCATCCGGTCGGGCATGCGGGTCTTCGTCTCCGGGAACGCCGCTACCCCTACCCCCATCTTGAAGGCCTTGGCCTCCCGTAAGGACGAGCTGGAGAACGTGGAGCTGGTGCACCTCCTCCAGATGGGGGAGGATCCCTTCGGCCTCCCCGAGATGGAGGGGCATTTCCGCCGCCGTTCCCTCTTTGTGGGGCCTGCCGACCGGGAGGCGGTGAACGAGGGCCGGGCCGATTACGTTCCCGTCATGCTCCACCAGGTGCCTTGGCTTTTCAAAAGGCGCATCCTGCCCCTGGATGCCGCCATCGTCCAGGTCTCCCCGCCCGATGAGCACGGGTTTTGCTCCCTAGGGGTGGAGGTGATCGCCACCAAGGCGGCCCTCGAGGCCGCCCCCCTGGTGATCGCCATGGTGAACCCCCGCATGCCCAGGACCCTGGGGGATACCTTCGTCCACGTCTCCCGCTTCACCGCCATCGTGGAGTTGGACTGGCCCTTGCCCGAGCTGAGGCGGGAGGGGTTTGGCGAGGTGGAGCGGAGGATTGGGGAGCACGTGGCGAGTCTTATAGAGGACGGGGCCACCCTGCAGCTGGGCATCGGCGCCATTCCCGATGCCGTCTTGGCCAGCTTGGAGGGCCGGCGCGACCTGGGGGTCCACACGGAGATGATCTCGGATGGGGTATTGGAGGCCTTTGAAAAGGGCCTCATCACCGGGGCCAAGAAAACCCTCCACCCCGGCAAGGTGATCGGCACCTTTGTCCTGGGCTCGGAAAGGCTTTACCGCTTCGTCCACGACAACCCCCTTTTTGAGCTCCACCCCGCCGACTACGTGAACGACCCCTTTGTGGTGGCGCAAAACCGCAAAATGGTGGCCATCAACTCCGCCATCGAGGTGGACCTCACGGGACAGGTGGTGGCGGATTCCATCGGCACCCGCATCTACTCCGGCTTTGGCGGCCAGCTGGACTTTATCCGCGGGGCGGCCAGGAGCGAAGGGGGCAAGCCCATCATCGCCCTTCCCTCCACCGCCAAAGGGCATAGCCGCATCGTCCCCTACCTTCGGCCAGGAGCGGGGGTGGTCACCACCCGGGCCGATGTGCACTACGTGGTCACCGAGTGGGGCGTGGCCGAGCTCTTTGGCCGTTCCTTACGGGAGAGGGCCATGGCCCTTATCCATATTGCCCACCCCGATTTCCGGGAGGAGCTTTTGGAGGCGGCCTGGGAGAGGAGGCTCCTTCCCCGGAGCCATCCTGGGGTTTCTCTTCCTCAAGGGAAGAACCCCGGGGAAGGGTAG
- a CDS encoding alanine dehydrogenase, whose translation MEFGLPKEQGVVKTQPPFGEVREGRVALTPQGVRELVGRGHRVFVERGAGERAGFADALYEEAGARLVSREEAFGRGEVVLKVGRPTLEELALLRPGATVMAFLHLAVAESGLVEAMAEKGLTAIGYELVGQGDRRPVLKAMSEIAGRLAPQIAGRLLEAPLGPGILLSGLPGIPPADVVILGAGVLGRAAARAFLGVGASVYLLDKELYALEEASKEAKGAVTALITQTRLERYVAFADVLVGAVAVPGERAPLLLSRALLSRMRPGAVLLDFAIDQGGIAETSRVGVYQEMGITHFCLPNVPALVPRTASHALTATLLPFLLEVEDDPLRVPELRQGAYLLLGQKGGHLE comes from the coding sequence ATGGAGTTTGGCCTACCCAAGGAACAGGGCGTGGTCAAGACCCAACCCCCCTTCGGGGAGGTGCGGGAAGGCCGGGTGGCCCTCACTCCCCAAGGGGTGCGGGAGTTGGTGGGCCGGGGCCACCGGGTCTTTGTGGAGCGGGGGGCCGGGGAGCGGGCCGGTTTTGCCGATGCCCTTTACGAGGAGGCTGGGGCCCGGCTGGTGAGCCGGGAGGAGGCCTTTGGCCGGGGGGAGGTGGTCTTGAAGGTGGGAAGGCCCACCCTCGAGGAGCTGGCCCTCCTCCGCCCCGGGGCCACGGTCATGGCCTTCCTGCACCTGGCGGTGGCGGAATCGGGCCTGGTGGAGGCCATGGCGGAAAAGGGCCTTACCGCCATCGGCTACGAACTGGTGGGCCAAGGGGACAGGCGCCCCGTGCTCAAGGCCATGAGCGAGATCGCCGGCCGCCTGGCCCCCCAGATTGCGGGGAGGCTCCTGGAAGCCCCCCTGGGCCCCGGCATCCTCCTTTCCGGCCTACCCGGGATTCCCCCTGCGGATGTGGTCATCCTGGGGGCGGGGGTTTTGGGGAGGGCGGCGGCCCGGGCCTTCTTGGGGGTGGGGGCCTCGGTCTACCTCTTGGATAAGGAGCTTTATGCCCTGGAGGAAGCCTCCAAGGAGGCCAAAGGGGCGGTCACGGCCCTCATCACCCAGACCCGCTTGGAGCGGTACGTGGCCTTCGCCGATGTCCTGGTGGGGGCGGTGGCGGTACCGGGGGAAAGGGCCCCCCTCCTCCTAAGCCGGGCCCTGCTTTCCCGCATGCGCCCGGGGGCCGTGCTCCTGGACTTCGCCATTGACCAGGGGGGGATTGCGGAAACCAGCCGGGTGGGGGTGTACCAGGAGATGGGCATCACCCACTTCTGCCTCCCCAACGTCCCTGCCCTGGTTCCCCGCACCGCCAGCCACGCCCTCACCGCCACCCTTTTGCCCTTCCTCCTGGAGGTGGAGGACGACCCCTTGAGGGTGCCCGAGCTCCGGCAAGGGGCCTACCTCCTCTTGGGCCAGAAAGGAGGGCACCTGGAATGA